The proteins below are encoded in one region of Desulfobotulus mexicanus:
- a CDS encoding OmpP1/FadL family transporter, whose protein sequence is MKKVFCMCAGLFMLAATAQAGLVQPFGIGARNAALGEAVSAHATDAFAVYYNPAGLSNIKTPTLSAGTAIYDAQAYYRDYKIVDSKGEDRTRELGIQNTYWKTDKDPIINPHMGFAMPVNERISFGIAAYAPYGFRMKTEKDPFHRPTGFNAWESYYTRVAVTPAISYKVNERLSLGFGVSMGRSEAGGGKTSLYDPIQLGILKEIEKTQGIPVNKESLKQIGIYEHIDKSEQGGKFITSEMEMDDSINWSWNAGIQYQPTDKLSLGLTYRSRTPGNFKGDFIHNGQAIGKVVMDYDHPEAIQAGMRYAFTENFAMSFDMVWANWSIGKHQAEYVTIHTIPDETMAFINKVAFGAVSIDRGMTAEQIAASPGAMADVEATKNQMIDGIKKTKDMGYRRDWDNKIQYKLAMEYVLNNNFTFLAGYVYDPTPVPADTFDNIWPDNDRHVMTAGFSANVTTNWTIDFAFQHIRTFDWGYRDDINGTSEHLNKVASDLLLEKDAKMYIKNKGYLWGYNLTANYRF, encoded by the coding sequence ATGAAAAAAGTATTTTGTATGTGTGCTGGCCTCTTTATGCTGGCAGCGACAGCTCAGGCAGGGCTGGTTCAGCCCTTTGGCATCGGCGCAAGAAATGCGGCCCTGGGAGAAGCGGTCTCCGCCCATGCCACGGATGCCTTTGCCGTCTATTACAACCCTGCAGGACTCAGCAACATAAAAACACCGACCCTGTCCGCAGGCACAGCCATTTATGATGCCCAAGCCTATTACAGGGACTATAAAATTGTGGATTCAAAGGGAGAAGACCGCACCCGGGAACTTGGTATTCAGAACACTTACTGGAAAACGGATAAGGATCCCATAATAAACCCCCATATGGGCTTTGCAATGCCCGTCAATGAAAGAATCAGCTTTGGCATTGCAGCCTATGCACCCTATGGGTTTCGTATGAAAACGGAAAAAGACCCCTTCCACAGACCCACGGGTTTTAACGCCTGGGAATCCTATTATACCCGCGTGGCTGTTACCCCTGCCATATCTTATAAGGTAAATGAGCGTCTGTCCCTTGGCTTTGGCGTTAGCATGGGCCGCTCCGAGGCTGGAGGTGGAAAAACCAGCCTCTATGACCCCATCCAGCTTGGCATCCTGAAAGAAATTGAAAAGACTCAGGGTATTCCAGTAAACAAAGAGTCCCTCAAGCAGATTGGCATTTATGAACACATTGACAAAAGTGAGCAGGGGGGAAAATTTATTACCTCCGAAATGGAAATGGATGACAGCATCAACTGGTCCTGGAATGCGGGCATTCAGTATCAGCCCACAGACAAACTCAGCCTCGGTCTCACCTACCGTTCCCGCACACCCGGTAATTTCAAGGGAGACTTCATCCACAACGGCCAGGCCATAGGTAAAGTCGTCATGGATTATGACCACCCTGAAGCCATTCAGGCAGGTATGCGCTATGCCTTTACGGAAAATTTTGCCATGTCCTTTGACATGGTATGGGCCAACTGGAGCATAGGCAAGCATCAGGCTGAGTACGTTACCATCCACACCATTCCCGATGAAACCATGGCGTTTATTAACAAGGTTGCATTTGGTGCAGTTTCCATAGATAGGGGTATGACTGCTGAGCAAATTGCTGCAAGCCCCGGAGCTATGGCAGATGTCGAGGCAACAAAAAACCAAATGATCGATGGTATTAAAAAGACAAAGGATATGGGATACAGAAGAGACTGGGACAATAAAATTCAGTACAAGCTGGCCATGGAGTATGTCTTAAATAACAACTTCACCTTCCTTGCCGGCTATGTTTACGACCCTACCCCCGTTCCGGCTGATACCTTTGACAACATCTGGCCCGACAATGACCGCCATGTCATGACCGCAGGCTTTTCTGCAAATGTAACAACAAACTGGACCATCGACTTTGCCTTCCAGCACATCCGTACCTTTGACTGGGGTTACAGGGATGACATCAATGGCACATCCGAACACCTCAACAAGGTTGCATCTGATCTTCTTCTGGAAAAAGATGCAAAAATGTATATAAAAAATAAAGGTTATCTCTGGGGATACAACCTCACGGCCAACTACAGATTCTGA
- the dusB gene encoding tRNA dihydrouridine synthase DusB, translating to MNPKKHTFSIGGISFSHPTVLAPLAGVTDQPFRRMIKGFGCGLVCSEMVSANGLVYGSEKTRQLMASHPEERPLSIQIFGSDPAIMAEAALMVQDAGADIVDINFGCSVRKVLKSGSGSALMAEPEKSKEIITKVRRVLSVPLTIKIRSGWQPHGEDAFRLSRIAEDCGVDAITIHPRTARQGFGGKADWSLIRKIKSLVKIPVIGNGDIIRPEDALSMFSKTNCDAVMIGRTAMHSPHIFKDIHDLMEEISPKGQNLAEHFASMENYIENLTLFYGEETACSMFRSRLGWFVKGLPGSTVFRSEASSISSKSKALELLHTFQAGLI from the coding sequence ATGAACCCCAAAAAACACACTTTTTCCATTGGCGGCATATCTTTTTCCCACCCCACCGTGCTGGCTCCCCTTGCAGGGGTCACGGATCAGCCCTTCCGTCGCATGATCAAAGGGTTCGGCTGCGGTCTGGTGTGTTCCGAAATGGTCAGTGCCAACGGTCTGGTTTATGGCTCAGAAAAAACCCGACAGCTCATGGCATCCCATCCGGAAGAAAGACCTCTTTCCATACAGATCTTCGGCTCCGATCCTGCCATCATGGCCGAAGCCGCCCTTATGGTGCAGGATGCGGGTGCGGACATTGTGGATATCAATTTCGGCTGTTCCGTACGCAAGGTCTTAAAATCCGGTTCCGGGTCCGCCCTCATGGCAGAGCCTGAAAAATCAAAGGAAATCATTACAAAGGTCCGCAGGGTACTTTCGGTCCCCCTGACCATCAAGATCCGTTCCGGATGGCAGCCCCATGGGGAAGATGCCTTTCGTTTAAGCCGGATAGCCGAAGACTGCGGTGTGGATGCCATAACCATCCATCCGAGAACCGCCCGTCAGGGCTTCGGGGGAAAGGCGGACTGGTCACTTATCCGCAAAATAAAAAGTCTTGTAAAAATTCCCGTCATTGGCAACGGAGACATCATAAGACCCGAAGATGCCCTTTCCATGTTCAGCAAGACAAATTGTGATGCCGTCATGATCGGCAGAACCGCCATGCACAGCCCCCATATTTTTAAGGATATCCACGATCTCATGGAAGAAATATCCCCTAAGGGACAAAACCTTGCAGAACACTTTGCCTCCATGGAAAACTACATAGAAAACCTCACCCTTTTTTACGGAGAAGAAACCGCCTGCAGCATGTTCAGAAGCCGCCTTGGCTGGTTTGTCAAAGGCCTTCCCGGAAGTACGGTTTTCAGATCTGAAGCCTCTTCCATTTCCAGCAAAAGCAAGGCTCTGGAACTTCTGCACACTTTTCAGGCAGGCCTGATATAA
- a CDS encoding DUF1848 family protein, producing MGLRRILSASRRTDLPAFHLPWFHRGLEKGFFEVENPVSGRKFSVSARAEDVAAFVFWSKNYGPFLENKTGEKLRDMGMGACFQFTINTEMPLLEPGLPPLEERMKQMQELALRFGPHSVFWRWDPICHWRDAHGGIRHNLQDFSSIAKAAAKAGISSCTTSFLDLYPKVIRQGKSSGVFFFDPEPDHKRKIIERMAELLGQMDIRLFLCCEPELLTSCKPDNIFQAHCIPGTELKKAFGRLSLRKEKGQRKNCGCTHSTDIGSYRSQPCSHNCLYCYAR from the coding sequence ATGGGCCTGCGCCGCATTCTTTCCGCATCCCGGAGAACGGATCTTCCAGCCTTTCACCTCCCATGGTTCCACCGGGGGCTGGAAAAAGGCTTTTTTGAGGTGGAAAATCCCGTATCCGGCAGAAAGTTTTCCGTCTCTGCCAGAGCAGAAGATGTGGCAGCTTTTGTTTTCTGGTCTAAAAATTACGGCCCTTTTTTAGAAAATAAAACCGGAGAAAAGCTCCGGGATATGGGAATGGGAGCCTGCTTTCAGTTCACGATCAATACAGAGATGCCCCTGCTGGAACCCGGCCTGCCGCCCCTTGAAGAACGGATGAAACAGATGCAGGAGCTGGCCTTACGCTTCGGTCCTCACTCTGTTTTCTGGCGATGGGACCCCATATGCCACTGGCGGGATGCCCATGGAGGTATCCGGCACAACCTGCAAGACTTTTCTTCCATCGCCAAAGCAGCTGCCAAAGCCGGTATTTCTTCCTGCACAACAAGCTTTCTGGACCTTTATCCGAAGGTCATCCGGCAGGGCAAAAGCAGCGGCGTCTTTTTCTTTGATCCTGAGCCGGACCATAAAAGAAAAATCATTGAGCGCATGGCAGAGCTGCTGGGGCAGATGGATATCCGGCTTTTTCTCTGCTGCGAGCCTGAGCTGCTGACATCCTGCAAGCCTGATAATATTTTTCAGGCCCACTGCATTCCGGGTACTGAGCTGAAAAAAGCCTTTGGCAGGCTATCCCTCAGAAAAGAAAAGGGACAGAGAAAAAACTGCGGCTGCACCCATTCCACGGACATCGGCTCCTACCGCAGCCAGCCCTGCTCCCATAACTGTCTCTATTGCTATGCCCGCTGA
- the metF gene encoding methylenetetrahydrofolate reductase [NAD(P)H] produces the protein MLLSDIFEKNPMTFSFEFFPPATEKGWESLFHTIADLMPLEPAYVSVTYGAGGSTRDRTHKLLARIHRETPLTAVSHLTCVGASKDEIHEILSAYDALGVHNILALRGDPPAGEPFTPHPDGFLYAADLVAYIKKHFPGMCVGVAGFPEGHPATPNRLLEIDYLKAKVDAGADYIVTQLFFDNRDFYDFQDRCQLAGIDVPILAGIMPVTTRKGMERMAELAAGARIPAPLLRAVYRAESDAMVENVGVHWATEQVRDLIDHGVRGIHFYTLNRSPATLRIYEALGVKNSRNLSR, from the coding sequence ATGCTGCTGAGTGATATTTTTGAAAAAAATCCCATGACCTTCAGTTTTGAGTTTTTTCCGCCGGCAACGGAAAAGGGGTGGGAGAGTCTTTTCCATACCATTGCCGATCTCATGCCCTTAGAGCCTGCCTATGTAAGTGTCACTTACGGAGCCGGTGGCTCCACCCGTGACAGAACCCACAAGCTTCTGGCCCGTATCCACAGGGAAACTCCGCTGACCGCCGTTTCCCACCTCACCTGTGTGGGGGCTTCCAAGGATGAAATTCATGAAATTTTAAGTGCCTATGATGCTCTGGGTGTGCATAATATTCTGGCCCTGCGGGGAGATCCACCCGCAGGAGAGCCCTTTACGCCCCACCCGGACGGTTTTTTATATGCCGCAGATCTTGTGGCCTATATCAAAAAGCATTTTCCGGGTATGTGCGTAGGCGTGGCTGGTTTTCCGGAAGGACATCCTGCAACGCCTAACCGTCTTCTGGAAATTGATTATCTTAAAGCCAAGGTGGATGCAGGAGCCGATTATATTGTTACCCAGCTTTTTTTCGATAACCGGGATTTTTATGATTTCCAGGATCGCTGCCAGCTGGCAGGTATTGATGTTCCCATTCTGGCGGGCATTATGCCCGTAACCACCCGCAAAGGCATGGAGCGCATGGCGGAACTTGCCGCAGGGGCCCGCATCCCGGCTCCTCTGCTGCGGGCTGTATACAGGGCCGAGTCCGATGCCATGGTGGAAAATGTGGGTGTGCACTGGGCTACGGAACAGGTGAGGGATCTTATTGATCATGGGGTAAGGGGAATTCATTTTTATACCCTGAACCGCTCCCCTGCCACATTGCGAATTTATGAGGCTCTGGGAGTAAAAAATTCCCGGAATCTGAGCCGCTGA
- the yjgA gene encoding ribosome biogenesis factor YjgA encodes MEEINFDEGRNFEEDWDEDVPRSRSRKKQEAKALEAMGVILATMGEDVWQELPLSPELYRALVDLKEIRSHGARKRQEKRIGTLMRHEETETIAAIARFLEDGESRKRREHSRTQYLESLRDRLAAGNEGLAEKLARHPGLEKNHFLFLVDQAVREKTTGKPKGSRRTLFRYLNERLDGEGLDLVDGFLSDE; translated from the coding sequence ATGGAAGAGATTAATTTTGATGAAGGCCGGAATTTTGAAGAAGACTGGGATGAGGATGTTCCCCGGAGCCGGTCCCGGAAAAAGCAGGAAGCCAAAGCTCTGGAAGCCATGGGCGTGATACTGGCAACCATGGGTGAGGATGTCTGGCAGGAGCTGCCCCTTTCACCTGAACTGTACAGGGCTTTGGTTGATTTAAAGGAAATCCGCAGCCATGGTGCAAGAAAGAGGCAGGAAAAAAGAATCGGCACCCTGATGCGCCATGAAGAAACGGAGACTATTGCAGCCATTGCCCGTTTTCTGGAAGACGGAGAATCAAGGAAACGGCGGGAACATTCACGGACGCAGTACCTTGAATCCCTGCGGGACCGGCTTGCTGCAGGAAATGAAGGACTGGCTGAAAAGCTTGCCCGGCATCCGGGGCTGGAAAAAAACCACTTTCTTTTTCTTGTGGATCAGGCCGTCAGGGAAAAGACAACGGGTAAACCTAAGGGCAGCAGACGCACTCTTTTCAGGTATCTGAATGAAAGGCTGGATGGAGAAGGTCTGGATCTGGTGGATGGCTTTCTTTCTGATGAATGA
- a CDS encoding MBL fold metallo-hydrolase, with protein sequence MIRITLLAENTTATGMALMGEHGLSFLVETASEKILFDTGQGLVLASNAKALGKNLEEVDTVVLSHGHYDHTGGLHCFGDNGKKRKLVTHPEAFEPKWAGRQPDQVIGIGCPLTPEALEKKGFEIQRTKDSLTLTQGIRTTGEIPMVTPWERVESYFFAGNQIEQDSMPDDMGLILDTDKGTVLLLGCTHRGLINTLTHVASLTGSNHFHAIMGGLHLGEADPDRLNHVSEGLKAFSFDHMTVGHCTGIHAYCHLRRIFGEKVRALSVGSNWLFSGTQ encoded by the coding sequence ATGATCCGCATCACCCTTCTTGCCGAAAACACCACCGCCACGGGCATGGCCCTCATGGGCGAACACGGTCTTTCCTTTCTCGTGGAAACAGCCTCTGAAAAAATTCTTTTTGATACGGGACAGGGTTTAGTGCTGGCATCCAACGCAAAAGCCCTTGGAAAGAATCTGGAGGAAGTGGACACCGTGGTGCTCAGCCACGGGCATTACGATCATACGGGCGGGCTGCATTGTTTCGGTGATAATGGGAAAAAAAGAAAACTCGTGACTCATCCGGAAGCCTTTGAACCCAAATGGGCAGGCAGGCAGCCGGATCAGGTGATAGGCATCGGCTGCCCTTTAACGCCGGAGGCACTTGAAAAAAAAGGATTTGAGATACAAAGGACAAAAGATTCCCTTACACTGACCCAAGGCATTCGGACAACGGGAGAAATTCCCATGGTCACGCCATGGGAAAGGGTGGAATCCTATTTTTTTGCCGGAAATCAGATAGAGCAGGACAGTATGCCCGATGACATGGGCCTGATTCTGGATACGGACAAAGGAACGGTTCTGCTGCTGGGATGCACCCACAGGGGGCTGATCAATACCCTTACCCATGTGGCCAGCCTCACAGGCTCAAACCATTTTCACGCCATCATGGGCGGCCTGCACCTTGGCGAGGCAGACCCGGACCGGCTGAACCATGTCAGTGAAGGCCTTAAGGCTTTTTCCTTTGACCATATGACGGTGGGCCACTGCACGGGTATCCATGCCTACTGCCACCTGCGCCGCATCTTCGGGGAAAAGGTCCGTGCCCTTTCCGTGGGCAGTAACTGGCTTTTTTCCGGGACCCAATAA
- a CDS encoding NifB/NifX family molybdenum-iron cluster-binding protein, producing the protein MKVAIPVAEGKLAVHFGHVQEFALVHVNDGKIEKTESLTPPPHEPGVLPRWVESIGATLVIAGGMGHKAQQLFAEKNIKVLTGAPSEAPEVLVRQYLENCLQTGVNLCDH; encoded by the coding sequence ATGAAAGTTGCCATTCCCGTTGCAGAAGGAAAACTTGCCGTACATTTCGGCCATGTGCAGGAATTTGCTCTGGTCCATGTGAATGACGGAAAAATTGAAAAAACCGAAAGCCTCACCCCGCCTCCCCATGAACCGGGTGTACTGCCCCGCTGGGTGGAATCCATTGGCGCAACCCTTGTCATTGCCGGTGGCATGGGACACAAGGCCCAGCAGCTCTTTGCGGAAAAAAATATCAAAGTACTCACCGGTGCCCCCAGCGAAGCACCGGAAGTGCTGGTCCGACAGTATCTTGAAAACTGCCTGCAGACGGGTGTCAATCTCTGCGACCATTAA
- a CDS encoding NifB/NifX family molybdenum-iron cluster-binding protein, producing the protein MKILVSSQGHTLDAALDPRFGRAACFLLVDTESLEYSVVENSQNLNLPQGAGIQAGKTAAATGAAAVLTGHCGPKAFDVLQAAGIEVVVGASGRVIDAIQHYKNGKLETAMAPDVEGHWV; encoded by the coding sequence ATGAAAATACTTGTTTCATCCCAGGGGCATACTCTGGACGCCGCTCTGGACCCCCGTTTTGGCCGTGCCGCCTGTTTTCTTCTGGTGGATACGGAATCTCTGGAATACTCCGTCGTGGAAAATTCCCAGAACCTGAACCTGCCCCAGGGGGCCGGAATACAGGCGGGCAAAACCGCAGCTGCGACCGGTGCCGCAGCCGTTCTTACAGGGCACTGTGGACCCAAAGCCTTTGACGTACTGCAAGCTGCGGGTATTGAGGTGGTAGTGGGTGCTTCGGGCAGGGTAATTGATGCGATACAGCACTATAAAAACGGAAAACTTGAAACAGCCATGGCACCCGACGTGGAAGGGCACTGGGTATAG
- a CDS encoding ATP-binding protein, producing the protein MKELVILSGKGGTGKTSISAAFAHLAPSRILVDADVDAANLHLVVPHKVFSSEAFSGGILPELDLTLCTDCGTCVGICAFHAIKDTHPPEIDPVYCEGCGICHDFCPAGAIGLKPRISGTWFHSSTAEGPMLHARLGIAEENSGKLVSMLRKRAGELGRQGEYPIILVDGPPGIGCPVIASLTGADLVLMVTEPTLSGRHDMLRLAKLCARMRIPVCLTLNKWDLNPEMAHAMEEEARSRGMEILSSIPFDTEMTKAMAAGRSLTEVSSGPASQALMQLWQEVLSLLEKQQKSSDGGLLIMESLKQETIP; encoded by the coding sequence ATGAAGGAACTTGTCATCCTCAGCGGTAAGGGCGGAACTGGTAAAACCAGCATTTCCGCAGCCTTTGCCCATCTGGCACCTTCCCGCATTCTGGTGGATGCCGATGTGGATGCGGCCAACCTTCATCTGGTGGTACCCCATAAGGTCTTTTCTTCCGAAGCCTTTTCCGGCGGTATTCTTCCGGAGCTGGACCTGACCCTGTGCACGGACTGCGGTACCTGCGTGGGAATCTGCGCCTTCCATGCCATCAAAGACACCCATCCGCCGGAAATCGATCCTGTTTACTGCGAAGGCTGCGGCATCTGTCATGACTTCTGCCCCGCCGGGGCCATAGGCCTCAAACCAAGGATCTCGGGAACATGGTTTCATTCCAGCACGGCAGAAGGCCCCATGCTCCATGCACGTTTGGGCATCGCCGAAGAAAACTCCGGCAAACTGGTTTCCATGCTGCGCAAACGTGCAGGGGAGCTTGGCAGACAGGGCGAGTATCCCATCATCCTTGTGGATGGTCCTCCCGGCATCGGCTGCCCTGTCATTGCCTCCCTTACCGGTGCGGATCTTGTTCTCATGGTAACGGAACCAACACTCTCCGGTCGCCATGACATGCTGCGCCTTGCAAAGCTCTGCGCCCGGATGCGCATTCCCGTATGCCTCACCCTCAACAAGTGGGATCTTAATCCGGAGATGGCCCATGCCATGGAAGAAGAAGCCCGAAGCAGAGGCATGGAAATCCTCAGCTCCATTCCCTTTGACACCGAAATGACAAAGGCCATGGCCGCAGGCAGGAGCCTTACAGAAGTCTCCAGCGGCCCGGCAAGTCAGGCCCTGATGCAGCTCTGGCAGGAAGTACTCAGCCTTTTGGAAAAACAGCAGAAGTCCTCCGATGGCGGCCTTCTGATTATGGAATCCCTGAAACAGGAGACAATACCATGA
- a CDS encoding P-loop NTPase gives MKIAIASGKGGTGKTTLAVNLAASAPMPICLLDCDVEEPNAHLFIRAENIQRHPEGVFVPVIDTDRCTLCGKCEAICRFSALVIIGKRLLAYPEMCHACLGCMRICPEEAISPGERILGDVLSGSFGPHQLIWGEMRVGEAMSPPLIEAVQRMAPEDRPLLLDSPPGTSCPMIAAIRDCDFVVLVTEPTSFGLHDLTLAVETARHLKIPCGIVVNRAEKGNTQIQDYAALEDIPVLLEIPFRRSYAESYSRGEKLIDTDPALRKAFTGLWDIIIKKAEDQKTRRAS, from the coding sequence ATGAAAATAGCCATAGCCAGCGGAAAAGGCGGCACAGGCAAAACCACCCTTGCGGTGAACCTTGCGGCTTCCGCCCCTATGCCCATCTGCCTCCTGGACTGCGATGTGGAAGAACCCAATGCCCACCTCTTTATACGGGCAGAAAACATACAGCGGCATCCCGAAGGGGTTTTTGTCCCGGTCATAGATACTGACCGCTGCACCCTCTGCGGAAAATGCGAAGCCATCTGCCGTTTTTCAGCGCTGGTGATCATAGGAAAACGGCTGCTGGCCTATCCTGAAATGTGCCATGCCTGCCTCGGTTGCATGCGCATCTGCCCGGAAGAAGCCATCTCCCCCGGAGAAAGAATTCTGGGGGATGTGCTTTCCGGCTCCTTTGGCCCCCATCAGCTCATATGGGGAGAAATGAGGGTGGGCGAGGCCATGAGCCCTCCCCTCATTGAAGCGGTACAGCGCATGGCTCCGGAAGACCGCCCTCTTCTGCTGGACTCACCCCCCGGCACCTCCTGCCCCATGATTGCAGCCATAAGGGACTGTGATTTTGTGGTACTGGTTACAGAACCCACCTCCTTCGGGCTCCATGACCTTACTCTGGCTGTGGAAACAGCCAGACATCTGAAAATACCCTGCGGTATTGTGGTGAACCGGGCAGAAAAGGGCAATACACAGATACAGGATTATGCAGCCCTGGAAGATATTCCCGTACTCCTTGAAATTCCCTTCAGACGATCCTACGCAGAAAGCTATTCCAGGGGAGAAAAGCTCATTGATACCGACCCTGCACTCAGAAAAGCTTTCACCGGGCTATGGGATATCATCATAAAAAAAGCAGAAGATCAGAAAACAAGGAGGGCGTCATGA
- a CDS encoding DUF134 domain-containing protein translates to MVRPKKNRIVSAHPEVSYFKPRGIPLRDLDEVILTVDEREALRLADLEDLSHADAGERMEVSRATFGRILQKARNTVADAMIHGKAIRVEGGVYTLRKASHFLCLGCQRAFEHPLEEEHPEHCPRCTHPEVKPAES, encoded by the coding sequence ATGGTTCGACCTAAAAAAAACCGCATCGTATCCGCCCACCCCGAGGTCAGCTACTTCAAACCCCGAGGCATTCCCCTCAGAGATCTGGATGAAGTTATTCTGACGGTGGATGAACGGGAAGCCCTGAGGCTTGCGGATCTGGAAGACCTGAGCCACGCCGATGCAGGCGAACGCATGGAAGTCTCCAGGGCCACCTTTGGCCGCATCCTGCAGAAAGCAAGGAACACGGTAGCCGATGCCATGATTCACGGCAAAGCCATCCGGGTGGAAGGCGGGGTCTATACCCTGCGCAAGGCCAGCCATTTTCTCTGCCTCGGATGCCAGCGGGCTTTTGAGCATCCTCTGGAAGAAGAGCATCCGGAACATTGCCCCCGGTGTACACACCCGGAAGTCAAACCGGCGGAATCATAA
- a CDS encoding HD domain-containing protein produces the protein MQAIYYDIREMARAIVHGAPTPAFYSECAFFLEKSCIFFEKDAKVAGIRDKVMLLLAEDWGHGMGHSRKVAVEAGALIFMEGMAAGFREEACLDHLMRLAQCAGLLHDICRKEKNHAEKGAVVAGFILEEEGFSSKDVEAVCEAIRRHEAFRHYPEAEALSLNTDLLVNCLYDADKFRWGPDNFTHTVWDMLASARVPVSAFLKGYPQGIAGIARIRETFRSHSGRRFGPEFIDIGMGIAARVYVAILERYGRDAE, from the coding sequence ATGCAGGCTATATATTATGATATCAGGGAGATGGCGCGGGCCATTGTCCATGGTGCCCCAACCCCGGCTTTTTACAGCGAGTGTGCCTTTTTTCTGGAAAAATCCTGCATTTTTTTTGAAAAGGATGCAAAGGTTGCGGGTATAAGGGATAAGGTCATGCTTCTTCTGGCCGAAGACTGGGGGCATGGGATGGGGCACAGCCGGAAAGTGGCGGTGGAGGCAGGGGCTCTGATTTTCATGGAAGGTATGGCCGCAGGGTTCAGGGAAGAGGCCTGTCTGGATCATCTTATGCGCCTGGCTCAATGTGCAGGACTTCTGCATGATATCTGCCGTAAGGAAAAAAATCATGCGGAAAAGGGAGCCGTAGTTGCGGGGTTCATCCTTGAAGAGGAAGGATTTTCTTCAAAGGATGTGGAGGCTGTATGCGAGGCCATACGCAGACATGAGGCCTTCAGGCATTATCCTGAAGCTGAAGCCCTCAGCCTGAACACGGATCTTCTGGTGAACTGCCTCTATGATGCGGATAAATTCCGCTGGGGACCGGATAATTTCACCCATACGGTCTGGGATATGCTGGCATCGGCAAGGGTGCCTGTATCTGCGTTTCTGAAAGGCTACCCCCAGGGGATTGCTGGTATTGCCCGAATCAGAGAAACCTTCAGGAGCCATTCCGGCCGCCGTTTTGGTCCGGAATTCATTGACATCGGCATGGGTATTGCCGCCCGTGTCTATGTGGCTATTCTGGAGCGTTACGGCAGGGACGCTGAGTGA
- the minE gene encoding cell division topological specificity factor MinE has product MLNNFFSKMFKEKEAPPGEVAKKRLQFALVYDKLEVSDDMLENLQKDIVDVLSKYFEIDKASLRLDITRQEDLSALVLNTPIIAAKKRGQTPK; this is encoded by the coding sequence ATGCTTAACAACTTTTTTTCCAAGATGTTCAAGGAAAAAGAGGCACCTCCGGGGGAGGTCGCCAAAAAGCGGCTGCAGTTTGCCCTGGTCTATGACAAACTGGAAGTTTCCGATGATATGCTTGAAAATCTCCAGAAAGATATTGTCGATGTCCTCTCCAAATATTTTGAGATAGACAAAGCCTCCCTCAGGCTTGACATTACCCGTCAGGAAGATCTTTCAGCCCTTGTACTGAACACACCCATCATAGCCGCAAAAAAACGGGGGCAAACTCCGAAATAA